Sequence from the Rhinatrema bivittatum chromosome 6, aRhiBiv1.1, whole genome shotgun sequence genome:
TATCTCACCTGCCATGTGCTGCTATCTCAGCCAATGCTGGGCAGATCCCATGCTTCTGGAGGTTGCACCACAGTGATAGATCCTACCACTGATGCCAGATTAAAGCAATGGGACCCACAGAAACCTCAGCCCCCCTCCCTCCATATCCATCAGCAAACCTTGTTCTACCAGACCAAAACACCCACTGTCACAGAATTAaaatctctctctgcttctgtccagGAGAGGAGAAAGGTCTGACGGCCAGTGGAAGAGAACAAGAGGAGCCTTCAGTGGTTGCACACCCATGTTGTTCTGGTTCCAGTTTAGCAGAAACAGTCACCATAATTGCTCAAAGGATATGTCCCATTTCCCCCACCCAGATGTGCATATCCATGTTTAAGTTCATAGCATGATGGCGGTTACTCCTTTTCTCTGGTGCTTGTACCACTGGGGGCCAGAAGGACGCTTCCTCTCAGCAGCATTTCTTTACTGGTGGCTTCTTCTTGGGCTTGTTGATTTTCACCACCTCATTCTGTTGGTGTAGCCGTGCCAAATTGTCCTTTTTGGCCTTCAGCACCATGAAGGTGATGGCGTTGAACATCTGGCAGGAGAGAATGGTGGGCGTTAGAACAGAAGAGCTGAAGAGGGACTGGGATGCTAATGCAGACCTTGGAGGTCCTGGGCTGACACACTGTAAAAGCCTCCAATCACCTGCTTCTTTCCCCTATCCCCCAAATTCCATCTTTCCCTCATACCTCCTCTACATTTGCGTTTTCCTTTGCACTGGTTTCAAAGAGCCGCACGCCCATCTGTTCACTGAAACATTTTGCATCTGCAGCCTCAACTTGCTTCCGAGATGGGTCATCATTCTTATTCCCAACTGAGGTCGGAGacagacagacatttattcccAACAGAGAGCACgagtaaaacaaaaacagagggACATTCTTATGCCCAAGCGAGggcaaagatagaaaaaaaaaacagacttatTACAACAATCAACTCCCAATCACAGCATACAGAGAGATGAGCCTTCAGGCACAGGTGGAACATagtgaagggaagagaaaggggtgGAGACAGGCTTGGGTAAGGAGCATGCAGGCGGGTTTTTATTCTAGGGTATATAAACCACGCTGGTAACTCACCCAGGATTTTACACACGCTATCGCAGTTCTGCCCAATCTCATGCAACCAGCGTTTCACGTTCACGAAGGACTCTGGGCTGGTGACATCGTAGACTATGATGACGCCGTGTGTGTTTCGATAATACCTGCCATGGCAGTgaggagaaagaagggaaaaaaaattgagTTTCCACTGCAGAAGGGGCTCGCAAGAAGGGcatatcaccccccccccaaaaaaaaaagaaaccctcaCTCCACTGGAAAGTGCACAAGTACAGAGTTTCAGTTGGACACCGGCGAGCATGACTGCAACTGACAGGAGATTTTCCCCATACACTTCTGCACTCCAGCTGTTCTGCGTTGGGGCAGTTTGGGGAGGtttcttgcactgctgctgcctggttATGAGGCGGCAGAAGTTGGCACCGCCTTTGCTAGACCTGTTTGCTCGTTTGTGGAGGGTGGGACGGGAGAGATGGACACACCCCCCACACCGGTTTCCATAAAATAATTCTGTAGGGAAATCTAATTTTAAACACCTTCTTGTTTTGTTGTTAAATTGACACTTCATCACAGGAGAATCTCCAAGTGTCAAGGGCATTGCCATGAAcagctcctccctcccccttcatctGTTTCCTGTTTCTTACAGACAACGAAGTGGGAGGAAAGTGGGTGGGGAGGGACGACTGCTCCACTTCAGTGGTGAGACATTAGGGTCTCCTGAAAACTAGAAATGCCCACAATGCTCAGTCCTCTTACAAAACCATCTGAAAACCAGTTTCAGATCTTGAAATCATTTTGAAACTGCTCTGAAATGGAAATGAAAACAATTGAATGGCTTCATTTGAAAATGTGTTTGTCTCGGAAGTTCATGTACTCAATAATATTAACACATACTCCATGAAATCCAATATGAATGTTTGATGCAGATTACAGAAAACAAGCATAAAAATGAGAAACATGTAAGAAACTACATTATCTAGGGATAATTCTTGTGTTGATCTAGTAGGTATCACAGGATGCAAAGAATCAAGGATTGATATGAAGAACCTCTGAGACAGATACAGGGTGCTAAAGCACACTCAAACTATCAAAATCACACAGACACGCATTTTATAATGCAGTTTTCATCGAGCTGGCTTTCGGGGTGCCAGCGAGGCCTATGGGAATGCCACTTCCACGGGGCCCATAGaagggctgctgctgcctctcctaCAACCAAGCCAGCAGGAGAGTGCCTATGGTGCCCTGGCCTAACTCCCCTTCTCCCGCACAGTTCAAACAACAGATGTGAAGACTGCATGGGAAGGAGGGGTGCGTGAATTGTGGCAGGGCCATTGGCACTGCTCTCCTGCTGGCTGGGCCAAGCTGCAGAGAGAAATGAGGGGAGGTGGACGGTGAGAGCGAATCTCCAGGAATTTCCAAGGGAAGGAGACAGCAGGGAGGATTTGAAGGGTAGACTGAAAGATGTGTGAAGGACATTGGAGAGCTGGGGATGGGTAGGAGGTAGTGAGGGCTatagagggagtgagagaggatgAAAGTATGAAAGAAAAGGGATatggaggcaggaacaggatGGCAGGGGatgaaaggaagaggaaaagcCACGAGGACTGGGGAGGATATAAATGGGGGTCTAGGACGTGGATAAAAGACAAGATGGAGCAAcaggagagggggaaagaaaagggagagggaaaactGATAGGTAGGCAGGAGATGAAGAGGATACAGAGGGCTGGGAAGGCAATGGGTGTAAGAGGCATAAGTGGGAGGGATGAGGGAGGATGTGGATGATGGCAAGGAGGGAGAGGTAAATAGATGGCGATGGGaacgggagggagagagagaaggggcagTTGAGGGGAGAGTTGGGACAAGGAGAACTGGAGCAGAGAAAGAAGGATGAAATCTAGCTGTGAGTGGATAGAGGGCAAAAGAGAGAAAGAacaaaatgaaagggaaagaaagTCAGATGTGGAGGGGAAGTCAAGAAGCACGAAATGGAAAAGGAGACTCTTACTTTTATTCTTCACATTTGTTTATCATATTTGTGCATTCttatacatatttttctttttgaaacggTTGTACGATAGACCTTTGTATGTCTTTTATCTTTTGATTCTGTGTTTTACTTGGTTCTTGATTGCGTAATTTTGTAAATTTATGCATCTTATTGTACAACGCTTCATAATCAGTGCATTTTTGAATAAAcattatattgaaaaaaaaaaaaaaaaggagactctTGAAGAGACCAACAAGAGAAAAGTGGAGAAAAAGATCAGAACATGTATTAAATTGTATACCACTAATCCACTTTTCTAAGTGGTTCATAGAGAGTACATACACAATAATCtataaataatcataaaaagaGACGATAAATCAATAAAGAGAAAGTATGGCAGATGTCATACTTAGTCCCAAAGCTTCAGTTATATTAAAAGAATACCTCCTGCTTAAAGCACACTAGCTGCAAccacatttcatttttaaaactgagACTGGATAAAGGGTCTCAATTTAGAAcctgctaaaaaaacaaaacaaaaagcggCCTGCCAATGTTCCAATACCCTCGTCTTCAGCAATGTAAAGTCACCTTAAAGATTATCTACAACATCTGTTGAAATAAAAATGCTTTGCAGTGATGACTTCACCGCCTAGGGCAGCTGGACATCC
This genomic interval carries:
- the LOC115094089 gene encoding ras-related protein Rab-35-like produces the protein MAAKDYDHLFKLLIIGDSGVGKSSLLLRFADNTFSGSYITTIGVDFKIRTLVIDGERVKLQIWDTAGQERFRTITSTYYRNTHGVIIVYDVTSPESFVNVKRWLHEIGQNCDSVCKILVGNKNDDPSRKQVEAADAKCFSEQMGVRLFETSAKENANVEEMFNAITFMVLKAKKDNLARLHQQNEVVKINKPKKKPPVKKCC